In Daphnia magna isolate NIES linkage group LG6, ASM2063170v1.1, whole genome shotgun sequence, the following are encoded in one genomic region:
- the LOC116925874 gene encoding BTB/POZ domain-containing protein 6-B isoform X2: protein MVSWTNIDDQLQCLVEYYEHFPHSHHSRLQSPTPNLYVDNQDGSGDIIQITQPPSNSSVPTSPLTTHPLLSHHQAQQRPISFNNAKASTLDPNWQANKISIRERNAAMFNNELMADIFFVVGPPGGTQTIPAHKYVLATGSSVFHAMFFGGLAESEAQIEVPDVEPAAFLTLLKYLYCDEITLEADTVLSTLYVAKKYIVPHLCRACVLFLETSLTARNACLLLSQSRLFEEPELMSRCWEVIDAQAQLALNSEGFTEIDMDTLKQILQRESLNCKESVIFQAALQWAAAECKRRSLEVDSANCRTVMGDSLFLIRLPTMALEDFANEAAQSGILTLQETTDVFLYYTARNKPSLLYSCKPRAGLKPQVCHRFQSSAYRSNQWRYRGRCDSIQFCVDKRIFIVGFGLYGSSNGSADYSVRIELKRLGRVLAENHAKFFSDGSSNTFHVHFEQPIQVEPDTFYTASAILDGSELSYFGQEGLSEVNASNVTFQFQCSSESTNGTGVQGGQIPELIFYGPSPQSQPQKQQVVEISTKVE from the exons ATGGTGAGTTGGACCAACATCGACGACCAGTTACAATGCCTCGTTGAGTACTACGAACATTTCCCCCACTCACACCACAGCC GTCTGCAAAGTCCAACTCCCAACTTGTATGTGGATAACCAGGACGGTTCAGGGGACATCATTCAAATTACACAGCCACCTTCAAATAGCAGTGTACCAACATCACCCTTGACCACTCACCCATTACTTAGCCATCATCAAGCACAGCAACGCCCCATCAGCTTCAATAATGCTAAGGCCTCAACCCTTGATCCCAACTGGCAAGCTAATAAAATCAGCATTAGAGAACGAAATGCAGCCATGTTTAACAATGAGCTGATGGCTGACATTTTCTTCGTCGTTGGGCCGCCTG GTGGAACGCAAACCATCCCGGCCCATAAATATGTTCTCGCAACAGGCAGCTCTGTATTTCACGCTATGTTTTTCGGAGGATTAGCCGAAAGCGAGGCGCAAATTGAAGTGCCTGATGTCGAACCAGCAGCATTTCTAACCCTTTTAAA ATACCTTTACTGTGACGAAATCACGTTGGAGGCCGACACCGTTCTTTCCACACTTTATGTTGCGAAGAAATATATCGTGCCGCATCTGTGTCGCGCCTGTGTTTTGTTTCTGGAAACAAGTTTGACTGCCCGCAATGCTTGCCTCCTTCTCAGTCAATCCCGGTTGTTTGAAGAGCCAGAACTCATGTCCCGCTGTTGGGAAGTGATAGATGCTCAAGCCCAACTGGCTCTGAATTCGGAAGGATTCACCGAAATCGATATGGATACATTAAAACAAATTCTTCAACGTGAATCGTTGAATTGCAAAGAG TCCGTGATTTTCCAAGCTGCATTGCAATGGGCGGCCGCCGAATGTAAACGCCGCAGCCTCGAAGTTGATTCAGCCAATTGCCGCACAGTTATGGGCGACTCTCTCTTTTTAATTCGACTACCCACCATGGCCCTCGAGGATTTTGCCAACGAAGCCGCGCAGTCTGGAATTTTGACTCTTCAAGAAACCACTGACGTTTTTTTGTACTACACGGCACGAAATAAACCATCCCTTCTCTAcag TTGCAAGCCTCGAGCTGGACTAAAGCCTCAGGTGTGTCACCGATTCCAATCGTCGGCTTATAGAAGCAATCAGTGGCGTTACCGTGGCAGATGCGACAGTATTCAGTTTTGTGTTGATAAGCGTATCTTCATCGTTGGCTTCGGTCTCTATGGTTCTTCAAACGGATCAGCTGACTACAGCGTGCGAATCGAATTAAAACGCCTTGGTCGTGTACTGGCGGAAAATCACGCTAAATTCTTCTCCGATGGATCGAGCAACACCTTTCACGTCCACTTTGAACAGCCTATTCAG GTCGAGCCCGATACGTTTTACACTGCCTCTGCCATTCTTGATGGCTCAGAGCTAAGCTATTTTGGGCAGGAAGGTTTGAGTGAAGTCAACGCAAGTAACGTAACTTTTCAGTTTCAATGCTCGTCAGAAAGCACCAATGGGACGGGAGTACAAGGAGGCCAGATACCAGAGTTGATCTTTTATGGCCCTTCTCCGCAATCACAGCCACAGAAACAACAAGTGGTTGAAATTTCTACAAAAGTCGAATAA
- the LOC116925874 gene encoding BTB/POZ domain-containing protein 6-B isoform X1 — MSSNNNNMYCKVSTATTNALQKRSTLSQQQQQQAEEHQQESESEPNVWANTLRQENGLQSPTPNLYVDNQDGSGDIIQITQPPSNSSVPTSPLTTHPLLSHHQAQQRPISFNNAKASTLDPNWQANKISIRERNAAMFNNELMADIFFVVGPPGGTQTIPAHKYVLATGSSVFHAMFFGGLAESEAQIEVPDVEPAAFLTLLKYLYCDEITLEADTVLSTLYVAKKYIVPHLCRACVLFLETSLTARNACLLLSQSRLFEEPELMSRCWEVIDAQAQLALNSEGFTEIDMDTLKQILQRESLNCKESVIFQAALQWAAAECKRRSLEVDSANCRTVMGDSLFLIRLPTMALEDFANEAAQSGILTLQETTDVFLYYTARNKPSLLYSCKPRAGLKPQVCHRFQSSAYRSNQWRYRGRCDSIQFCVDKRIFIVGFGLYGSSNGSADYSVRIELKRLGRVLAENHAKFFSDGSSNTFHVHFEQPIQVEPDTFYTASAILDGSELSYFGQEGLSEVNASNVTFQFQCSSESTNGTGVQGGQIPELIFYGPSPQSQPQKQQVVEISTKVE, encoded by the exons ATGTCGTCGAACAACAATAATATGTACTGCAAAGTGTCAACGGCGACGACTAACGCTTTGCAAAAACGTTCTACCCTTtctcagcagcaacaacaacaagccgAAGAACATCAGCAAGAAAGCGAATCTGAGCCAAACGTCTGGGCCAACACACTAAGACAGGAAAATG GTCTGCAAAGTCCAACTCCCAACTTGTATGTGGATAACCAGGACGGTTCAGGGGACATCATTCAAATTACACAGCCACCTTCAAATAGCAGTGTACCAACATCACCCTTGACCACTCACCCATTACTTAGCCATCATCAAGCACAGCAACGCCCCATCAGCTTCAATAATGCTAAGGCCTCAACCCTTGATCCCAACTGGCAAGCTAATAAAATCAGCATTAGAGAACGAAATGCAGCCATGTTTAACAATGAGCTGATGGCTGACATTTTCTTCGTCGTTGGGCCGCCTG GTGGAACGCAAACCATCCCGGCCCATAAATATGTTCTCGCAACAGGCAGCTCTGTATTTCACGCTATGTTTTTCGGAGGATTAGCCGAAAGCGAGGCGCAAATTGAAGTGCCTGATGTCGAACCAGCAGCATTTCTAACCCTTTTAAA ATACCTTTACTGTGACGAAATCACGTTGGAGGCCGACACCGTTCTTTCCACACTTTATGTTGCGAAGAAATATATCGTGCCGCATCTGTGTCGCGCCTGTGTTTTGTTTCTGGAAACAAGTTTGACTGCCCGCAATGCTTGCCTCCTTCTCAGTCAATCCCGGTTGTTTGAAGAGCCAGAACTCATGTCCCGCTGTTGGGAAGTGATAGATGCTCAAGCCCAACTGGCTCTGAATTCGGAAGGATTCACCGAAATCGATATGGATACATTAAAACAAATTCTTCAACGTGAATCGTTGAATTGCAAAGAG TCCGTGATTTTCCAAGCTGCATTGCAATGGGCGGCCGCCGAATGTAAACGCCGCAGCCTCGAAGTTGATTCAGCCAATTGCCGCACAGTTATGGGCGACTCTCTCTTTTTAATTCGACTACCCACCATGGCCCTCGAGGATTTTGCCAACGAAGCCGCGCAGTCTGGAATTTTGACTCTTCAAGAAACCACTGACGTTTTTTTGTACTACACGGCACGAAATAAACCATCCCTTCTCTAcag TTGCAAGCCTCGAGCTGGACTAAAGCCTCAGGTGTGTCACCGATTCCAATCGTCGGCTTATAGAAGCAATCAGTGGCGTTACCGTGGCAGATGCGACAGTATTCAGTTTTGTGTTGATAAGCGTATCTTCATCGTTGGCTTCGGTCTCTATGGTTCTTCAAACGGATCAGCTGACTACAGCGTGCGAATCGAATTAAAACGCCTTGGTCGTGTACTGGCGGAAAATCACGCTAAATTCTTCTCCGATGGATCGAGCAACACCTTTCACGTCCACTTTGAACAGCCTATTCAG GTCGAGCCCGATACGTTTTACACTGCCTCTGCCATTCTTGATGGCTCAGAGCTAAGCTATTTTGGGCAGGAAGGTTTGAGTGAAGTCAACGCAAGTAACGTAACTTTTCAGTTTCAATGCTCGTCAGAAAGCACCAATGGGACGGGAGTACAAGGAGGCCAGATACCAGAGTTGATCTTTTATGGCCCTTCTCCGCAATCACAGCCACAGAAACAACAAGTGGTTGAAATTTCTACAAAAGTCGAATAA
- the LOC116934569 gene encoding uncharacterized protein C1orf198 homolog, protein MENLRLVSDEYFRSLNSIAKRICDDISSTRENYESAWNYLSVEEQNQVINESLIYPDAVLRYSIMAEPYKPVESFPTLKLSCGCKVLQDDTGAEWRDEHSAPFSWKTSSQMLDISSKTNPSQAKETNQLPKKKKPPMPPPKPPKAVITQDIDVKAYDKINNSEMVNDSSSQQDSSTLSEDEFSSLSSQVLPKTGCEFLDNW, encoded by the exons ATGGAGAACCTACGCCTTGTTTCCGATGAATATTTCCGTTCGCTCAATTCTATTGCAAAACGCATTTGTGATGATATTAGTTCGACTCGTGAAAACTATGAATCTGCCTGGAATTATCTCAGCGTCGAAGAACAAAATCAAGTAATCAACGAAAGCCTGATCTATCCTGATGCTGTCTTAAGATATTCGATAATGGCCGAGCCGTACAAGCCAGTAGAGAGTTTCCCCACATTGAAACTCTCCTGTGGCTGTAAAGTATTGCAAGATGACACAGGTGCTGAATGGAGAGACGAGCATTCTGCACCATTCTCTTGGAAAACTTCAAGTCAGATGCTGGACATCTCAAGCAAAACAAATCCCTCCCAGGccaaagaaacaaaccaacttccaaaaaagaaaaagccacCAATGCCTCCTCCAAAACCTCCCAAGGCAGTGATAACTCAGGACATTGATGTCAAAGCTTATGACAAAATCAACAACAGTGAGATGGTGAATGACTCCAGTAGTCAGCAAGATAGTTCCACGCTATCTGAGGATGAATTCTCATCGCTAAGCTCCCAG GTTTTGCCAAAGACTGGGTGTGAATTTTTGGATAACTGGTAA
- the LOC116925891 gene encoding 60S ribosomal protein L3: MSHRKFSAPRHGSMGFYPKKRCRSIRGRVKSFPNDNPKKPIHLTAFLGYKAGMTHIVRECDKPGSKVNKKEVVEAVTILETPPMVIVGIVGYVATPKGLRALKTVWAEHIGEDCRRRFYKNWYKSKKKAFTKASKKWQDDLGKKVIEKELRAMKRYCKVIRVIAHTQMKLLRQRQKKAHMMEIQINGGTIRQKVDWARQHLEKTVPITSIFAQDEMIDVIGVTKGKGFKGVTSRWHTRKLPRKTHKGLRKVACIGAWHPSRVQYTVARAGQKGYHHRTEMNKKIYRIGKGIHTRKGKVIKNNASTEYDLTDKSITPMGGFPHYGEVNNDFVMIKGCCMGPKKRVITLRKALVTSAKRVALEKIELKFIDTSSKFGHGRFQTPADKAQFMGPTKKSKTPVAVTSPAVTVKA; this comes from the exons ATG TCTCACCGTAAATTTAGCGCTCCTCGCCATGGCTCTATGGGTTTCTACCCAAAGAAACGCTGTCGCTCCATCCGTGGTCGCGTGAAGTCATTCCCTAATGATAATCCCAAGAAACCTATTCATTTAACAGCTTTCTTGGGGTACAAGGCTGGCATGACTCACATTGTTCGTGAGTGTGATAAACCTGGTTCTA AGGTCAACAAGAAAGAAGTGGTTGAAGCCGTCACAATTTTGGAAACACCTCCCATGGTCATTGTAGGCATTGTTGGTTATGTTGCCACACCTAAAGGTCTCCGTGCTTTGAAAACGGTCTGGGCAGAGCACATTGGAGAGGACTGCCGTCGCCGTTTCTACAAAAATTG GTACAAGTCTAAGAAGAAGGCTTTTACTAAGGCATCAAAGAAATGGCAAGATGATTTGGGAAAGAAGGTCATAGAGAAAGAATTGAGGGCCATGAAGAGATATTGTAAAGTGATTCGCGTCATTGCGCACACCCAG atgAAACTACTTCGCCAACGCCAGAAGAAGGCCCATATGATGGAGATCCAGATTAATGGAGGAACAATACGGCAAAAAGTGGATTGGGCGCGTCAGCACTTGGAGAAAACTGTTCCAATTACATCCATCTTCGCTCAAGATGAGATGATAGACGTTATTGGTGTTACTAAAGGAAAAGGATTTAAGG GTGTTACATCACGTTGGCATACTCGTAAGCTTCCTCGCAAGACTCATAAGGGTCTCCGGAAGGTTGCTTGTATTGGCGCCTGGCATCCGTCTCGTGTCCAATATACTGTTGCCCGCGCCGGTCAGAAAGGGTACCATCACCGCACAGAAATGAACAAGAAGATTTACCGCATTGGAAAGGGAATTCATACGAGAAAGGGCAAG GTTATCAAGAACAATGCGTCTACCGAGTACGACCTGACGGACAAGTCCATTACTCCTATGGGCGGTTTCCCCCATTATGGCGAAGTCAATAATGACTTTGTTATGATAAAGGGGTGCTGTATGGGGCCAAAGAAACGTGTGATCACACTTCGCAAG GCTTTGGTCACTAGCGCGAAACGCGTTGCTCTCGAAAAAATCGAGCTTAAGTTTATCGATACCTCTTCGAAGTTTGGCCATGGAAGATTTCAGACGCCAGCTGATAAGGCGCAATTTATGGGACCAACAAAGAAATCGAAGACTCCGGTTGCGGTTACTTCTCCGGCTGTCACAGTTAAGGCATAA
- the LOC116925893 gene encoding succinate dehydrogenase cytochrome b560 subunit, mitochondrial-like, with product MSLLRCVNLRLIRGATNKYLPAISIRLQQKSWLNLKAKEMENTGPVLEGVEFEIKNKNLKRPLSPHLSIHVAWSNMILSMTHRFTGIFLYAIPFGLASVAILLPESYPDYLGRLEDMHLNQFIIATAKFLIALPFSFHFLNGIRHLIWDTGHWLTIKEVNWSGYIIVVLAVALAIHLTSL from the exons ATGTCTCTTCTAAG GTGCGTGAACTTGAGATTAATAAGGGGGGCTACGAATAAATATTTACCTGCTATATCAATAAG GCTGCAGCAGAAATCCTGGTTAAACCTTAAGGCAAAAGAAATGGAGAACACTGGACCGGTTCTAGAAGGAGTAGAgttcgaaataaaaaataaaaatttgaaacgcCCGCTCTCTCCACATCTTTCCATCCATGTGGCGTGGAGTAACATGATTCTGTCGATGACGCATAGGTTCACGGGCATTTTCCTATATGCAATTCCATTTGGATTGGCTTCAG TGGCAATTTTGTTACCAGAATCCTACCCAGACTATTTGGGTAGGTTGGAAGACATGCATCTGAATCAATTCATTATTGCGACCGCGAAATTTCTCATAGCCTTGCCATTTTCGTTTCACTTTTTGAATGGAATCCGGCATCTGATTTGGGATACTGGCCATTGGTTGACAATAAAGGAGGTCAATTGGTCCGGATACATTATTGTAGTCCTCGCAGTTGCCTTGGCGATTCATCTTACATCTttatag
- the LOC116925892 gene encoding tyrosine-protein kinase-like otk, with translation MADDFGCFRLVWTGLVLVMIKTAMISDCGTCQDDFYFRKWPVSPQGIIRTGQSVELECRVSAEDRISISWTLNGEQLINSSRRYQNATTGDLTIRRADHRFDSGDFACTATNVSSGFSIASQPATLMIHWIGHSTRINLESLTTGRHIVEDELSGLAQVDTGEDVALYCHAEGSGELQYDWFHNGRKIPKNKTKKLSLHSFSASESGTYTCSAKNGAGHSKSNVPSILTTVKSQLVRFTKDTVATVDSTVRLPCAFQPPANPVEWLFRGSLLGQTSQHTVESDGQLVISKINQQSEGWYHCRKSDGSTVEEYGSHLKVAFLHDFAKTAIDPPPPLSNGHHYYFAEYSTAELSCTAPDGLPSPTIWWEGPSGQVLTPPSEKTDSVLLLTRVLQEDAGTYRCRAGNIVRNVSIHVNLVVTSPPTIQQHPVSASVNEDETVSMSCAFSGSPAPATIVQWLKNGQPLTDPPKPVHGLRNSTLNFVAASKRHVGNYACRLRTIGHLPVDSQTATLHVREKLKFTVPPVAKSLELGTVRKVLCKAQGSPAPIVRWVKEDLKPLLTWPPHIEDINGTLIFHGVQDDDAGQYTCIATNSQGFISASVLINVTMSPHFTSLPNNVTFYKEGQKVELHCRANGHPFPTIQWDKDSVMNGFTSDRFSVNRNGTLIIENVQQADQGFYGCTAGNAGGFKRAEFRLVVQDWEYQYGDYEGAESITKTIIITLGAAAAYIFLSVGLLIWCRLKRRQRKLQSPNDGGNAEAQVADVQTALLTKEDQGENGRQSPAIDKLNVPSSAITKGALQGKGRFGDILEGLVTGLNDSEGTTRVLLRILATRDEDLIVEFRRQVDMLHRVRHANLVAVLGCCRDSADVQMILMEYHQLFNLKSHLLSTSSSQPWSLAQIQSATLQIATGMNALAQKRFVHRDLGTRNILVGFHGKDNQRISLKIGSFGMDKEPFNKDYFVFKHQPIALRWLPHEAVLEDEYSTKSDVWMFAVTIWELYNAAQQPLSGHSDDVVLAELKKKGTLWDASFCKSNAMSSLLIKCWSHDPLLRPSFDELVHCAESAAVPTSSGESKTR, from the exons ATGGCAGATGATTTCGGCTGTTTTCGGCTGGTGTGGACCG GTCTTGTGCTAGTGATGATTAAAACGGCAATGATAAGTGATTGCGGCACGTGCCAAGATGATTTTTACTTTCGAAAGTGGCCAGTGAGTCCTCAGGGAATCATCCGGACAGGACAGAGCGTCGAATTGGAATGCCGCGTGTCCGCCGAGGACCGGATCAGCATCAGTTGGACTTTGAATGGTGAACAACTAATCAATTCGAGCCGGCGCTACCAGAATGCTACAACAGGCGATTTGACCATCCGCCGGGCGGATCATCGTTTTGACTCTGGCGATTTCGCTTGCACAGCCACTAACGTCTCGTCCGGCTTCTCCATCGCATCGCAGCCGGCCACGTTAATGATTCACT GGATCGGTCATTCGACCAGAATCAACTTGGAGTCTTTAACGACTGGTCGGCACATTGTAGAAGACGAACTATCTGGTCTGGCGCAAGTCGACACAGGCGAAGATGTTGCCCTCTACTGCCATGCCGAAGGATCGGGCGAGTTGCAGTACGACTGGTTCCACAACGGCCGCAAAATacctaaaaataaaacgaaaaaactttcgtTGCATTCCTTTTCGGCTTCGGAGAGCGGGACGTACACCTGCTCAGCTAAGAATGGAGCTGGGCATTCAAAATCGAACGTTCCTTCCATCTTGACTACCGTCAAAAGCCAATTGGTACGCTTTACCAAAGACACTGTGGCCACGGTCGATAGCACCGTCCGGCTTCCATGCGCCTTTCAACCTCCAGCTAATCCAGTCGAATGGCTCTTTCGCGGCAGTCTCCTTGGCCAAACATCACA GCATACCGTTGAAAGTGATGGTCAGCTGGTCATCTCCAAAATCAACCAACAGAGCGAAGGTTGGTATCATTGCCGTAAAAGCGATGGAAGCACTGTTGAAGAATACGGTTCACATCTAAAAGTTGCTT TCCTCCATGATTTTGCCAAAACGGCCATTGACCCACCACCACCGTTGTCCAATGGACATCATTATTATTTCGCCGAGTACTCGACAGCTGAGTTATCTTGCACCGCACCCGATGGGCTACCGTCTCCCACCATCTGGTGGGAAGGACCTTCCGGTCAGGTGTTAACCCCTCCATCAGAGAAGACGGATTCAGTGCTGCTCCTAACTCGCGTTCTGCAAGAGGATGCTGGAACGTACAGATGTCGAGCCGGAAACATCGTGCGGAATGTATCCATCCACGTTAACCTGGTGGTGACCT CTCCGCCGACGATCCAGCAACATCCTGTGAGCGCCTCCGTTAACGAAGATGAAACGGTGTCGATGAGCTGCGCATTCTCAGGATCACCCGCACCGGCTACTATCGTTCAGTGGCTGAAAAATGGACAACCACTAACCGATCCACCAAAACCAGTCCATGGTCTTCGTAATTCAACTTTAAATTTTGTTGCAGCTTCCAAAAGGCATGTTGGCAATTACGCCTGTCGGTTGAGAACCATCGGTCACCTTCCAGTTGATTCACAAACTGCTACTTTACACGTCCGAG AAAAGTTAAAGTTTACGGTGCCACCTGTGGCCAAGAGTTTAGAGCTGGGCACTGTCCGTAAGGTTTTGTGTAAAGCTCAAGGCAGCCCAGCTCCCATTGTGCGGTGGGTTAAAGAAGATTTGAAACCGTTGCTTACCTGGCCGCCGCACATCGAAGACATTAATGGAACGCTCATCTTTCATGGAGTACAAGATGACGATGCCGGACAGTACACCTGTATTGCCACTAATTCGCAAGGCTTTATAAGCGCTTCCGTCTTAATCAACGTGACAA TGTCGCCGCATTTTACGTCTCTGCCCAACAACGTCACGTTCTACAAGGAAGGTCAAAAAGTTGAGTTACATTGCAGAGCAAATGGTCATCCTTTTCCTACGATCCAATGGGACAAGGATTCGGTCATGAATGGATTCACATCTGATCg GTTTTCTGTTAACCGTAATGGTACCTTAATTATCGAAAATGTCCAGCAAGCCGATCAGGGATTTTACGGATGCACGGCTGGCAATGCAGGCGGATTCAAAAGGGCAGAATTCCGATTGGTGGTTCAAG ACTGGGAATACCAATACGGTGATTACGAAGGGGCTGAATCCATTACGAAGACCATAATCATCACTTTAGGAGCAGCAGCCGcctacatttttctttccgtcGGTTTGCTAATTTGGTGCCGTTTGAAACGACGGCAACGGAAACTGCAATCACCAAACGATGGCGGCAACGCTGAAGCTCAAGTCGCTGATGTACAAACGGCCTTAT TGACTAAGGAAGACCAAGGTGAAAATGGACGCCAATCTCCAGCTATTGACAAGTTGAACGTTCCCAGCTCCGCCATCACTAAAGGGGCATTACAAGGCAAAGGAAGGTTTGGAGACATTCTTGAAGGCTTAGTTACGG GTCTCAATGATTCAGAGGGCACCACTCGTGTTCTTCTCAGGATATTAGCCACTCGCGATGAGGATCTGATTGTAGAATTCCGCCGGCAGGTAGACATGCTGCATCGAGTCCGTCACGCCAATCTAGTGGCCGTTTTGGGCTGTTGCCGTGATTCTGCTGACGTTCAAATGATTTTGATGGAATACCACCAGCTTTTTAACTTAAAATCGCATTTGCTGTCGACTTCATCTTCTCAACCGTGGTCCCTAGCCCAGATTCAAAGCGCCACATTACAAATTGCTACGGGAATGAACGCACTGGCACAAAAGCGTTTCGTTCACCGTGATCTCGGTACGCGCAACATTTTGGTTGGATTCCACGGCAAAGATAATCAGCGG aTCTCTTTGAAAATCGGCAGCTTCGGCATGGACAAAGAGCCGTTCAACAAAGATTACTTTGTTTTCAAGCATCAGCCCATCGCTCTGCGGTGGCTTCCGCACGAGGCGGTGCTGGAAGATGAATATTCAACCAAGTCTGATGTGTGGATGTTTGCCGTCACTATATGGGAGTTGTACAACGCAGCGCAACAACCCCTTTCAGGTCACTCAGATGATGTCGTACTGGCcgaattgaagaaaaagggCACTCTGTGGGATGCTTCCTTCTGCAAATCGAACGCCATGTCCAGTTTGCTCATCAAGTGCTGGTCACACGACCCTCTTCTCAGGCCGTCTTTTGACGAATTAGTGCATTGCGCCGAATCGGCCGCAGTGCCAACAAGCAGCGGCGAATCAAAAACTCGCTGA